One genomic segment of Pagrus major chromosome 13, Pma_NU_1.0 includes these proteins:
- the LOC141007252 gene encoding oligodendrocyte-myelin glycoprotein-like — MRSRHVLLKLPPNEALLELLLVLLLGSHALAVCPSTCSCSRSHREVDCSWRSLRQLPDGLQHNVRSLNLSHNRFHNLDDQLTSYTHLRFLDLSHNRLSHLPKGLPRSLWHLYAASNRLQLLDKNDTVYQWNLRTLDLSNNKLERAIFINNTLTNLCMLNLSRNNFWTLPTNMPAHLETIDLSHNLLVKVLPGSLDWLVRLTYFYLHANRFSTLPSGVFDTMTSLRVITLGDNPWACHLYTDISYLLSWTQHTPAHVLGCPCHTQSVCGGARPGRTGGWHFATYNQPPLAASAQDLTSMPPDASVTGWWYLSVSSLLSTPHTPKQTWNTPHQPFTATPISISTLSPRSTGTHLTINHLAAERMLHIDSNLISGTQESTTDSLHTTDTSPFSETPILVDMTLATHRVFTTESPSVQTKKTTTLRTRSVRRQNQSFPNGISNSSPVLTTCSSIPFLHNLGLLSLILQQII, encoded by the exons ATGAGAAG CAGGCATGTGCTGCTGAAGCTCCCCCCTAATGAGGCCCTCCTGGAGCTCCTGCTCGTGTTGTTGCTGGGGTCGCACGCCCTGGCCGTGTGCCCCTCCACGTGCTCCTGCAGCCGCAGCCACAGGGAGGTAGACTGCTCCTGGAGGAGTCTGAGACAGCTGCCCGATGGGCTGCAGCACAACGTGCGCTCCCTCAACTTGTCCCACAACCGATTTCACAACCTGGACGACCAGCTCACCTCGTACACCCATCTCCGCTTCCTCGATTTGTCTCACAACCGGCTGAGCCACCTGCCCAAAGGCTTGCCTCGTTCCCTCTGGCACCTCTACGCCGCCTCCAACCGCCTCCAGTTGCTGGACAAGAACGATACAGTCTACCAGTGGAATCTGCGAACGCTCGACTTGTCCAACAACAAGCTGGAACGCGCCATCTTTATCAACAACACACTGACCAATCTGTGCATGCTCAACCTAAGCCGCAATAATTTCTGGACTTTGCCTACGAACATGCCTGCACATCTGGAGACTATTGACCTTTCCCACAACTTGCTTGTGAAGGTACTTCCAGGCTCTCTGGACTGGCTCGTCAGACTAACTTACTTCTATCTGCATGCAAATCGCTTTTCCACGCTGCCCTCTGGAGTGTTTGACACAATGACATCACTTAGAGTCATCACTCTGGGTGACAACCCTTGGGCCTGCCACCTTTACACCGACATCAGCTACTTACTCTCCTGGACTCAGCACACCCCTGCCCATGTCCTGGGCTGCCCCTGCCACACCCAGTCTGTCTGTGGAGGGGCGCGCCCGGGCAGGACAGGAGGGTGGCACTTTGCCACCTACAACCAGCCTCCGCTGGCAGCAAGCGCCCAGGACCTGACGTCCATGCCACCTGATGCAAGTGTCACCGGGTGGTGGTACTtgtctgtttcttctctccTAAGCACCCCACACACTCCCAAACAGACTTGGAACACGCCACACCAGCCCTTCACAGCCACACCCATCAGTATCTCCACCCTGTCACCCAGAAGCACAGGCACACACCTGACTATTAATCACCTCGCCGCAGAGCGCATGCTCCACATTGATTCTAATCTCATCTCCGGCACACAGGAATCAACCACTGACTCCCTCCACACCACAGACACATCCCCTTTTTCTGAAACACCCATCCTGGTTGACATGACGCTGGCCACACACCGTGTTTTTACAACAGAGAGCCCGTCTGTACAGACAAAGAAGACAACCACTCTTCGCACCAGGAGTGTGAGGAGGCAGAATCAGTCCTTTCCTAATGGCATCAGCAACAGCAGCCCAGTTCTCACAACCTGCTCCTCCATCCCTTTCTTACACAACCTGGGGCTTCTGTCTCTCATTCTGCAGCAAATCATCtga
- the LOC141007501 gene encoding uncharacterized protein: MKGLLFLLCCIEILGTLLCGAEPNTASPAPGLSIDIPETTNPITTSISVLSTTSVSTTQATKLTSTQSAKTVSDPFKSYCPPSTAQESTTFVDMIFKEESLPLLMVTGGLMIVCTILLLSTLLLSCKVCRLSRRIKVLSSNADMISNSEYWMGTAKGDKGKSEEEPKETTVLMADVNQTQEEVGSGATKEEGKKVNVDEQMEEEKKREEGDTAKTEEASTAPVAAAENSSPSELQEEATDSQPDKAAAASTSEGTEEAKDVV, from the coding sequence ATGAAAggcctcctcttcctgttgtgCTGCATAGAAATCCTGGGTACGCTTTTGTGTGGAGCTGAACCTAACACAGcatctcctgctcctggtctgAGCATTGATATTCCTGAAACCACCAATCCAATCACAACATCCATCTCCGTTCTATCCACTACTTCCGTCAGCACAACTCAGGCCACCAAGTTGACGAGCACTCAGTCAGCTAAAACAGTCTCCGACCCCTTCAAAAGTTATTGCCCTCCCTCAACAGCCCAAGAGTCCACCACATTTGTCGATATGATTTTCAAGGAGGAAAGTCTTCCACTGTTAATGGTGACTGGTGGACTGATGATAGTCTGTACCATTCTGCTGCTTTCAACGTTGTTGTTGTCGTGTAAGGTGTGCCGGCTGAGCAGACGCATCAAGGTGCTGAGCAGCAACGCCGACATGATCAGCAACTCTGAATACTGGATGGGAACGGCCAAGGGGGACAAAGGCAAATCAGAGGAAGAACCCAAAGAGACCACCGTGTTAATGGCTGACGTCAATCAAACACAGGAAGAGGTGGGTAGTGGTGCCACCAAGGAAGAGGGAAAGAAGGTAAACGTGGATGAACAAatggaagaggagaagaaaagggaggaggGTGACACTGCCAAAACTGAGGAAGCTTCAACTGCACCTGTAGCCGCTGCTGAGAATTCATCCCCCTCAGAGCTGCAAGAGGAGGCCACTGATTCCCAGCCCGACAAAGCTGCAGCAGCCTCCACCTCTGAGGGCACAGAGGAAGCAAAGGATGTGgtgtag